A part of Amblyraja radiata isolate CabotCenter1 chromosome 23, sAmbRad1.1.pri, whole genome shotgun sequence genomic DNA contains:
- the sdc4 gene encoding syndecan-4 yields MLKMWALATVLVIFTWNFTSAKTLKDVDTSHLNELEGSGYESSPYPGHVNEYGSGYGSGDYGYSDEEDDEIDDEDEDERDNNIPDLDVAVVEESPVLSNEVLVNKNAPSNDDGNNRVALASTNNNSSVFASTEMLAAMIAGGTIGLLFAILLILLLVYRMRKKDEGSYDLSKKPIYKKAPTTEFYA; encoded by the exons atgttgaaaatgtgggCACTAGCTACCGTGTTAGTCATTTTCACTTGGAACTTCACATCAGCTAAGACA CTAAAGGATGTTGACACGAGTCATCTCAATGAGCTGGAAGGTTCTGGTTATGAGTCCAGTCCGTACCCTGGCCACGTGAATGAATATGGTTCTGGATATGGTTCCGGAGATTACGGTTACAGTG ATGAAGAGGACGATGAAATCGATGATGAG GATGAGGATGAACGGGACAATAACATCCCTGACCTTGATGTGGCCGTGGTTGAAGAAAGCCCCGTGCTGAGCAACGAGGTACTCGTGAACAAAAATGCCCCGTCAAATGATGATGGCAACAACCGGGTTGCTTTGGCCAGCACCAACAACAACTCCAGCGTGTTCGCAAGCACGGAAATGCTAGCAG CCATGATCGCTGGTGGGACCATAGGCCTCCTGTTCGCCATCCTGCTCATCTTGCTGCTGGTCTACCGCATGAGGAAGAAGGACGAAGGCAGCTACGACTTGAGCAAGAAGCCCATCTACAAGAAGGCGCCCACCACCGAGTTCTACGCATAA